In Lolium rigidum isolate FL_2022 chromosome 3, APGP_CSIRO_Lrig_0.1, whole genome shotgun sequence, the genomic window GCGCTGGGTTTGCTGGTTGTCCTCACATACTCACTGATACTATTGCCATCAGCCACGGTCACCTGCACGACATTAGAACCATAATCCTCAAGAACGGAGGTGAAGCCAGCATCTTTCCTATTGATCAGCACTACACCAGCCGCCCCGGCACTCATGATGCCAGTGATGTCAGTCATATTTATTGAACCCGTTCTTGAGTCattcattgctcctgtgttatggCATATCACAATCTTTCCGGACACATTTCCTCTAGTCAACGACTTACAGTGCTTGTCCAAATAAAGAGGAAACGACTTGGAGCTTGAGTTTGAAATCTGGCTAAAAGCTTCCCCGTTGATGTGATTGCCATTGCCAAGCTGCACAACGGCCTGAAAGCTTCGGTCCACTGAGCCAGCAGCTACTGTGAGCAACCATGGTGCAGAATTCTCAAGATAGGCCTTGGGTCCGTTGTTCCCAGCTGCAGCCACGACCACGACACCCTTTGCTACGGCATTAAGTGCGCCAATGGCAACAGGGTCTCCAGTGAAGTTGACATTATAAGCAGGGCCGAGGGAAACTGAGAGCACATCTACCCCATCCTTGACAGCTTCGTCGAACCCGGCTACTATGTCCGATACGTAACATCCAAAGAGCGTGCACACCCTGTACATGGCCAGGTGTGCACCTGGAGCAATCCCTGATGCTGTGCCCCAGCCGAGGCCGTCGGCTGAGGCATCACTGACGAAGTTCCCAGCAGCAGTGGACGCGGTAGTGGTCCCATGGCCTGCATCGTCTCCAGAGTCATTGGCATAAAAATTAAAGAACTTAGCACCAATGAGCTTGTTGTTGCAGCGAGAAGCGCCATGGCATGAACCCTTCCACTTTGATGGCGGTGGCGGGATGCCACCGTCATCAAAGGAAGGGTGTGCTGCGTAGATGCCGGTGTCCAGAACCCCGATGATGACCCCCTTGCCGTAGCTGATGTTCCTCCATATGCCGCTGCCTTTCTTCAGCCCGAGAAATTCCGGAGTGTGCGTGGTGGAGGGGTGCCACAGCTGGTCCGGAAAGGCACGCACGAAGGATCTCTTCTTGGACACCATCTCGAGCTCAGCCTCGGTGAGCCTCGCGGCAAAGCCGGTGAAGACCTCGGTGTAGTTGTGGACGAGCCGTGCCTCGTCGGAGCCAGCGAGTGGGCTCGGCAAGAAAGTTTCGTGCCACCAAcgatgctcgtcgtcgctgctagcGTCGGTGCGTGGCTTGAGGAGGAGGATGTATGTACTGTAGGGCTTTGTCTGGTCAGCATTTGGATGGCATGAAGAAGGATGCAGGAACGTGAGGGCGAAGAGGAGAATTGTGCCGGAAAGGTGGGTGAAGGATGGCATCGCGGATCGGCTGGAAGAACGGAGTTCAAAGTCTGGGTGTGAAGAACAACTGTGGCTGTGTCTTGGTGGTACTGGTGGAGGAGCCAAGGGGAGAGGtcgagaggaggaagatgaattgGTGCTTATTCGGGTATGGACAAGCAGGGTAGACTTTCTTTTTAGCTGCGTAGCAGGGTAGACTGAGCTGTCGATCGTGGAGAGGAGGGGAGAAAAAGATGTTTCATGCCCATCGTATCTCGTGCATACGGCAACCTCAGGGCATCCACGATCATCACCTTTTTCCACAAGCACCCCTGCTGGTTCGATTGGAACGGCAGGCTCGGGACAGCCCCTGGTTTATTGCTTAACACCCTGAATTCAATCAAGCTAGGAACTGAACAAAGTTTCGTTGAGCTCCAGAAAAAGAACGATATGTTCACGGTAACTGAGCAGCTTAGAATGCTTGCTTACAACTTTGAAGTCAGAACTGAACTCTACACTTATTCTATTTTGGTaagctcagagcatctccaccggtagcctcCAAATAGGCGTTGGTAGGAGCGCCGACACCTCCGTTTGGGAGCGTCAgcagtgcatcctctatttggggaggcTGCTCACACACCGGCTCACACACCGACGCCTCCCAAACGGCGGACcacaattttttttcttctttttacaatattttgaagcaacatatcaatcacattttattca contains:
- the LOC124697459 gene encoding subtilisin-like protease 3, producing the protein MVSKKRSFVRAFPDQLWHPSTTHTPEFLGLKKGSGIWRNISYGKGVIIGVLDTGIYAAHPSFDDGGIPPPPSKWKGSCHGASRCNNKLIGAKFFNFYANDSGDDAGHGTTTASTAAGNFVSDASADGLGWGTASGIAPGAHLAMYRVCTLFGCYVSDIVAGFDEAVKDGVDVLSVSLGPAYNVNFTGDPVAIGALNAVAKGVVVVAAAGNNGPKAYLENSAPWLLTVAAGSVDRSFQAVVQLGNGNHINGEAFSQISNSSSKSFPLYLDKHCKSLTRGNVSGKIVICHNTGAMNDSRTGSINMTDITGIMSAGAAGVVLINRKDAGFTSVLEDYGSNVVQVTVADGNSISEYVRTTSKPSASVIYKNTLLGVRPSPTVAAFSSRGPCSFSPGVLKPDILAPGLNIIAAWPPVTILGSGPFHIKSGTSMSTPHVSGVAALVKSIHPKWSASAIKSAILTTADITDSRGDPILDEQHQKASAYAMGAGHVNPTKAIDPGLVYDISITEYAGYICALLGDQGLAIIARNPWLSCTKLPKIPEAQLNYPTITVPLKSTPFTLNRTVTNVGPADSVYTLKLYTPKSLSICVSPEKLVFSKVGQKIQYSMTVSSNANDGKKFMEGSLSWVSRNHVVRSPIVAAADLDFPPL